The genome window ATTCTTTCCCCTCTTCTTTTCCGAGAAACTAAAGGATACTATCCTCACACAGTTGGCCTATTTCCGCTGGGAACTGCAAAAAAGCATTGCAGGATACAATTGGACTGATCCTGTAGAAGGCGGCCTTGTAGGAGTATACTACGATTATATCCGCTACTTTAAAAAGAATCCGAATATCACCCCCGAGGCCAAGGAACGGCTGGAAGAATTCGTCAAGAAAACCAATTCTGATAAGGATCGTTTTACCAAAGAATATAGTATGTGGGTTGAGCATGAATACCATGGGAAAATGCGCCTGAACAACTATGTACGTGATATTTTTTACCGCTACTGTCCTTTTCCTAGAAAGAAACGGGAAGAAATGTCACAAAAACCTTCCTTTTCAATTATGGAAAATAAGTTTCAGAACCGCCGCCAGAAAGAGCTCCTAAAACTAAAATCCAAAGCGATCAAGTTTGAAAAGAAAAAAACTCCCCTTCCCGTTGAAATAGACAACTATAGAAATTTTCTGGAGTTGTAATGATTGAACAGTCATTTTGGGTCTGTTTGAAGATTCGAAATATCAATGAATTCAAAGCATTATACTGATTGAATCTCAGCATATTACCACAAATGTATATTCAGTAGTATCCATGTATCTCCTGCCTTACATGATCAAAAGTACTCATAATTCTTTCTCATCGTATTCCTCAGCTTTTACATAGATTACACAGATTTTACATTCTCTTGATGGATGAAAAATAGAAATGCAATAACCTGTGACACACAGAGAAACTATACAAAACAAGCCTGTGGACAATAGAGGATCTAGGCCATAGGGCAATGCTGATCTGTTATAATTAATTAAAGGAGTTTCTTTTGAACAGTTTTTTCTCAATCAAATTCAGATTATACCTACTAATGGCTGTCTTTATTACGAATTCCTTAATCATTGGTATATTAGTCAATTCTTACCTGGGAATAATAAATAGGCACTGGAATCACTACAATGCAGCTGTCGTTGATACAGAAGTTTATTTTGCCCAATTGGAATCAGCACTGGGTTATGGAGGAATGATTCATCATTTCAAAAACTATATATTGAGACAGGATGCTGAATATATTGAAAAAGGAAATATCAGCTTCGAAAGCTTTAACCTGAGCCTTGATAAAATCTACAGCTCTCCCGAATTGACGAGTGAGGAAAAAACACACTTAGAAATCATAAAGAACACTATGACTGAGTATAGGAATGCCCTGCTCTCAGCAAAAAATTTATATGATCAGGGAAAAACTGTCAGTGAAACTGACTCAATCATTTTAATAGATGATGCTCCGGCTTTAGCAGCGTTTACATGGTTTAAAGAGAACATTAAGCAAAACAAAGAATTTTTCCACGATGAGTTATCCATAACAATAAATAAAGCTATTTATCAAACCGTGATCATACTGATAATCACAATGATATTTTTTCTTATATTTGCTTTTTGGATTTTATCATCCATTACAAAACCTCTTTTATCAATACAACAAATTACGGACACCGTAGCAAAAGGGAACCTGAGCAAAAAAATAGATATGAATAAAAAGAATGAAATTGGGTCTATTGCCAATAATTTTGATGCTGCTATCACAAGTTTGAGAACTCTGGTTAAGAGTGTAAAAATCAGTTCAAATGGCAGTCAGGAAATCAGCGAGAATCTCAATTCACAAATGGTTCAAACAGCATCTGCTGTTAGCGAAATATCTGCGAATATCGAATCAATGGAACGTCAGTTTGAAAAATTGACTGATAGTATAGGGACATCATCTTCTTCTTTAGAACAAATTGTCAGCAACATAGAAAGCTTGGCAGCTGAAATCACGGATCAGTCCAGTGCGGTAAGCCAATCCTCGGCGTCGGTAGAACAGATAAATGCATCGATAAAGAATGTTGCCTGTATTGCAGAAATGAAAATTCAGGCAGCTGGGAATCTTGTGGTCATAGCATCCGCCGGAGAAGAGGAAGTCTCCAGTACCAACTCACTGATAACAGATACTAGTAAATCTGTAGATGATATACTGGAAATGATCAATATTATTAATGATATAGCCTCTCAGACTAATCTTCTGTCTATGAACGCGGCCATAGAAGCGGCTCATGCCGGTGATGCTGGCAAGGGATTTGCCGTTGTTGCCGATGAAATCAGAAAACTGGCTGAAAATACAGCCGAAAACTCTAAAAGAATATCCAAGACGCTGACTCATATGGTAAATAATATCAATGAGACTCTATCACTGAGTAATAAAAGTGGGCTAACACTCGCCAATATCAATGATGAAGTCCGGGAAGTTATTTCTGCTTTTGAAGAAATTGCTAGAAGTACAGTTGAATTGTCTTCTGGCAGCAATGAGATTCTAAGCAGTTCAAATCATTTAAATGAGATAACTGAATCAATCCGACTCGAGTCCCAGGAAATGAATATTGGAGCCAAGGAGATCAACAAAGAATTGAAGTTGATAAAGGAAATATCTAAAAACTCTCTCAGTGGAATCAAAGAGATACGCTACGGTTCTAATGAGATTAATCAATCTGTAAATTTCATTCAGGAGATCAGCAAAGAAAACACTGAAAATATCTCGAAGCTGATTCAGCAGATCAGTATCTTTACAACATAATCAGAAGCACCCCCCAAAGGCTGAATGCTTCAATGTAAGCGGTACAGATCCATTTTTTATTCAATCTTCAAAAATAGCCTTGTTAATTATTGATGATATTGTTTAAACTTTGTTCTCTCACATAACATAATTGATTTTATTTATGTGCATTGTTTTATCATTTATATACATTGGTTTTAGGTTGATTTAAACAGCCTACCTGTCTCAACGGGTAGGTATAATACTTTCCGTATAATTATTGATTTTTAATCTTTGTCATATAATGTTATAAATACTTTAAAAGTAAACGAGAGGAGAAATCATTGAACAAACTAAGAACAATACTATACATAACTGTATTCTTATTGATTGGAATGACTCACATTTATGCTGGAGGATCTCAGGATGCATCAGTCAGTACTGTCATGGAAACCGGAGCAGCTAAAGATTTATTTGTATATGGCATCGATGGCGATCCTACAAACAATGTTAATCCCATAACAGCTAGTGGACGATACGACCTCATGGCAACGAAAGCCATGTTTTCTCCACTCTGGGTTTTCAATGGTCCCGAAGATTTATATTTTTACCTGGCCACAGATGTATCAGCCTCGGCTGATATGCTCACATACACGGTGAAACTCCGCGATGATGTCAAATGGCATGATGGAGAGGAGTTCAATGCTGACGATGTTGTTTTTACTTACAAAACTATCGTCGAACAGCCTACAGCAAACGGTCATGATGTGTATCAATTCAACGGCAAGCCGATGAAAGTCACAAAGGTCGATGACTTCACAGTTCAATTTACTTTTCCTACGGCTATACCTTTTGCCCTGGAGATCCTCTCTGCGGAGAAGTTTATGACTCCCGAACATATTTGGGCCGGAGAAACAGAGTTTCAGGTTAATGAAAAAAACGCTCACCCTATCGGAACAGGGCCCTATAAGTTTAGTGAATACAGAGAAGGAGAAAGCCTGACTCTGGTCAAAAATGAAGACTATTTTTTGGGTGAACCTGAGATAGACAAGGTCATCTACCGTGTTGTTCTTGATGCTAATGCGGCTGTGGTAGCCCTCCAGAAAGGCGAGATAGATGCCCTAGCAATACAACCGACAGATGTTACTAAATTTGATAAGAATCAAATCGGTGTTTATCCCTATTCAGAAAACAGAATTGGTTACTTGTCGGCGGTTCTCTACAGAGAGAATATGGATAATATCAACTTTAGAAAAGCGATACTTTTTGGTATAAACAAGTCAGATCTCATCAAAGCGACATACGTATCAGAAGATTTTGCACTGAATGCGAGATCCTTCCTTCCGGAACATGCCTCTTATTATTCAAAAGATGTTGAAACCTATGAGTATGATCTGTCCATGGCAAAGGAGTTTCTGGCTAAATCCGGTTTGAAAAATCCTCAGATTAAAATTGCCTACCTGGCTAATAATCCAACATATGAGACACAGGCTCTTCTGATTCAGGCCAATCTTGCCGCTGTGGGAATTGCCTGCGAACTGATGCCTCTCGATGCAGGAGCCATGTACAACAATGCGCTCTATCCTAAAACAGCCGAATTTGACTTGTTTCTCGGTGGATATATTATGGGTGTTGATCCTGACAACTACGCTAGCCTCTTCACAAGCGAAGGAGGAGCAAACTTCTCAGGCATCAAAAATGAAACAATTGATGGACTTTTTGCTGCTGGTAGAGTAGAGCTCGACACTTCAAAAAGAGCCGCCATCTATAAAGAACTTCAAAAAGAGTTCATGGATTATGCCTTCTTCCTCCCCCTAAGCGAAAATAAGAGAATACTCGCTATTTCAAATAGAATTGGTGGAATTGATGAAGCAAAACTTGTA of Oceanispirochaeta crateris contains these proteins:
- a CDS encoding methyl-accepting chemotaxis protein, with the protein product MNSFFSIKFRLYLLMAVFITNSLIIGILVNSYLGIINRHWNHYNAAVVDTEVYFAQLESALGYGGMIHHFKNYILRQDAEYIEKGNISFESFNLSLDKIYSSPELTSEEKTHLEIIKNTMTEYRNALLSAKNLYDQGKTVSETDSIILIDDAPALAAFTWFKENIKQNKEFFHDELSITINKAIYQTVIILIITMIFFLIFAFWILSSITKPLLSIQQITDTVAKGNLSKKIDMNKKNEIGSIANNFDAAITSLRTLVKSVKISSNGSQEISENLNSQMVQTASAVSEISANIESMERQFEKLTDSIGTSSSSLEQIVSNIESLAAEITDQSSAVSQSSASVEQINASIKNVACIAEMKIQAAGNLVVIASAGEEEVSSTNSLITDTSKSVDDILEMINIINDIASQTNLLSMNAAIEAAHAGDAGKGFAVVADEIRKLAENTAENSKRISKTLTHMVNNINETLSLSNKSGLTLANINDEVREVISAFEEIARSTVELSSGSNEILSSSNHLNEITESIRLESQEMNIGAKEINKELKLIKEISKNSLSGIKEIRYGSNEINQSVNFIQEISKENTENISKLIQQISIFTT
- a CDS encoding ABC transporter substrate-binding protein; amino-acid sequence: MNKLRTILYITVFLLIGMTHIYAGGSQDASVSTVMETGAAKDLFVYGIDGDPTNNVNPITASGRYDLMATKAMFSPLWVFNGPEDLYFYLATDVSASADMLTYTVKLRDDVKWHDGEEFNADDVVFTYKTIVEQPTANGHDVYQFNGKPMKVTKVDDFTVQFTFPTAIPFALEILSAEKFMTPEHIWAGETEFQVNEKNAHPIGTGPYKFSEYREGESLTLVKNEDYFLGEPEIDKVIYRVVLDANAAVVALQKGEIDALAIQPTDVTKFDKNQIGVYPYSENRIGYLSAVLYRENMDNINFRKAILFGINKSDLIKATYVSEDFALNARSFLPEHASYYSKDVETYEYDLSMAKEFLAKSGLKNPQIKIAYLANNPTYETQALLIQANLAAVGIACELMPLDAGAMYNNALYPKTAEFDLFLGGYIMGVDPDNYASLFTSEGGANFSGIKNETIDGLFAAGRVELDTSKRAAIYKELQKEFMDYAFFLPLSENKRILAISNRIGGIDEAKLVPIFTFEDMSKLIEK